The following coding sequences are from one Eublepharis macularius isolate TG4126 chromosome 19, MPM_Emac_v1.0, whole genome shotgun sequence window:
- the LOC129346488 gene encoding olfactory receptor 13H1-like has protein sequence MHLSLIDFSGAYGALECRKPIDSQRLKLTKVLQDFMDLQKSASATSKPSSSSSFIFCRREKAEDVMGAPNETTVTEFILIGLSEYPKAQAVFFSLLLMTYLISFLGNGLIVILIIADPHLHTPMYFFLCVLSSVDFMISNNTFPEIMVNCFFYRPTISFYRCLVQMYVGLLLFVTECFLLAIMAYDRFAAICQPLHYFQIMSWKFCITLVAASVSLSSLTTLIHAMLRPTDLCGRHTINHFVCELQSFLKLACSDTRSTELFMNVSSLFVVMLPFCFIVVTYVRISLAVLRISTTKGRKKAFSTCSSHLAVVSVFYGTIIIMYVMPHPKSSSDQDKIVSLMYGVLTPMLNPVIYTLRNRDVKGAFWSVFGRKITE, from the coding sequence ATGCACTTAAgcctcattgacttcagtggggctTACGGTGCACTGGAATGTAGGAAGCCTATAGATTCCCAAAGACTAAAACTCACAAAAGTACTGCAAGATTTTATGGATTTGCAAAAGTCTGCCAGTGCCACTTCTaaaccttcttcttcttcttcttttattttttgcaGAAGAGAAAAGGCAGAGGATGTCATGGGTGCTCCAAATGAGACTACTGTGACTGAATTCATCTTGATTGGGTTATCCGAATACCCCAAAGCTCAGGCTGTGTTCTTCAGTTTGTTATTGATGACATACCTCATCAGCTTTCTTGGCAATGGCCTCATCGTCATATTGATTATTGCCGATCCCCACCTTCATacacccatgtatttcttcctttgcGTCCTCTCCTCTGTAGACTTTATGATCTCCAACAATACATTTCCTGAGATCATGGTCAACTGTTTCTTTTACAGGCCCACCATCTCCTTCTACAGATGTTTGGTTCAGATGTATGTTGGTCTTTTACTCTTTGTGACAGAATGTTTCCTGCTCGCCATCATGGCGTATGACCGCTTTGCAGCTATCTGCCAGCCCCTCCACTATTTCCAGATCATGAGCTGGAAGTTTTGCATCACTTTAGTGGCTGCATCTGTAAGCCTTTCTTCACTGACAACCCTGATCCATGCAATGTTGCGTCCTACTGACTTATGTGGACGACACACCATTAACCATTTTGTATGTGAACTACAATCTTTCCTCAAACTGGCCTGTTCTGACACTCGTTCTACTGAGCTTTTCATGAACGTTTCCAGTCTCTTTGTTGTAATGCTTCCGTTTTGCTTCATTGTTGTTACATATGTGCGCATCAGTTTAGCTGTACTGCGCATTAGCACAACAAAGGGTCGGAAGAAAGCCTTCTCCACCTGTAGTTCTCACCTTGCTGTGGTCAGTGTCTTTTATGGAACCATCATAATTATGTACGTGATGCCCCACCCCAAATCTTCTTCCGATCAAGATAAGATTGTATCTTTAATGTACGGGGTTTTAACTCCGATGCTCAATCCTGTGATTTATACCTTGAGAAACAGGGATGTGAAAGGAGCTTTCTGGAGCGTGTTTGGAAGGAAAATAACAGAGTAA
- the LOC129346489 gene encoding olfactory receptor 13H1-like: MVTEFILIGISEDPRVKPLFFSLLLITYLISFLGNGLIVILIIADPHLHTPMYFFLCILSSVDFMISNNTLPETLVNCLFYRPTISFYRCLVQMYVGVLLYATECLLLGIMAYDRFAAICQPLHYFQLMSWRFCISLVTASLGVSSLTALTNVLLRPTDFCGRHIINHFACELQYFLKLACSDTRASELFMHVSSIFVIFLPFCFIVVTYVRISLAVLRMSTTKGRKKAFSTCSSHLTVVSVFYGTIIIMYMMPHPKSSSNQDKIVSLIYGFLTPMLNPVIYSLRNRDVKGAFWRVFGRKRSD, translated from the coding sequence ATGGTAACTGAATTCATCTTGATTGGGATATCTGAAGACCCCAGAGTAAAGCCTTTGTTCTTCAGTTTGTTGTTGATTACATACCTCATCAGCTTTCTTGGCAATGGCCTCATCGTCATATTGATTATTGCTGATCCCCACCTTCACAcgcccatgtatttcttcctttgcATCCTCTCCTCTGTAGACTTCATGATCTCCAACAATAcacttcctgagaccctggtcaACTGTTTGTTTTATAGGCCTACCATCTCTTTCTACAGATGCTTAGTTCAGATGTATGTTGGTGTTTTACTCTATGCAACAGAATGTCTTCTACTCGGCATCATGGCATATGACCGCTTTGCAGCTATCTGCCAGCCACTTCATTATTTCCAGTTAATGAGCTGGAGGTTTTGCATCAGTTTAGTGACTGCATCTTTAGGAGTTTCCTCACTGACAGCCCTAACCAATGTACTGTTGCGTCCTACAGACTTCTGCGGACGACACATCATTAATCATTTTGCATGTGAGCTACAATATTTCCTCAAACTGGCTTGTTCCGACACACGTGCTAGTGAGCTCTTCATGCACGTTTCCAGCATCTTTGTCATATTTCTACCCTTTTGCTTCATTGTTGTTACCTATGTGCGCATCAGCTTAGCTGTACTGCGCATGAGCACAACAAAGGGTCGGAAGAAAGCCTTCTCCACCTGTAGTTCTCACCTTACTGTGGTCAGCGTCTTTTATGGCACAATCATAATCATGTATATGATGCCCCACCCCAAATCTTCTTCCAATCAAGATAAGATTGTATCTTTAATATACGGGTTTTTAACTCCGATGCTCAATCCCGTGATCTACAGCCTGAGAAACAGGGATGTGAAGGGAGCTTTCTGGAGAGTATTTGGAAGGAAAAGGTCAGATTAA
- the LOC129346490 gene encoding olfactory receptor 13H1-like gives MYSMSAVWLSQMSFTTSLNHWVTWRKYQWFSCSLFAALWNEYTLKKNRVFSFDVPRRASTKDAMGAPNETMVTEFILIGLSEHPRAQVVFFCLLLMTYLITFLGNGLIIILIIADPHLHTPMYFFLCVLSSVDFIISNNTLPETLVNCFYYRPTISFYRCLVQMYVGVLFYATECLLLGIMAYDRFAAICQPLHYFQIMSWRFCISLVTASLGVSTLTALTNVLLRPTGFCGRHIINHFGCELQYFLKLACSDTRASELFMHVSSIFVIFLPFCFIVVTYVRISLAVLRMSTTKGRKKAFSTCSSHLTVVSVFYGTIIIMYMMPHPKSSSNLDKIVSLIYGFLTPMLNPVIYSLRNRDVKGAFWRVFGRKSSD, from the exons ATGTACAGCATGTCTGCTGTTTGGCTGAGCCAAATGAGCTTCACTACTTCCCTCAACCACTGGGTTACATGGAGGAAG TACCAGTGGTTTTCTTGCAGCCTGTTTGCTGCACTTTGGAATGAATACACATTGAAGAAGAACCGAGTCTTCTCTTTTGACGTCCCAAG aaGAGCAAGTACAAAGGATGCCATGGGAGCTCCAAATGAGACAATGGTGACTGAATTCATCTTGATTGGGTTATCGGAGCACCCCAGAGCACAAGTTGTGTTCTTCTGTTTGTTGTTGATGACATACCTCATCACCTTTCTTGGCAATGGCCTCATCATCATACTGATTATTGCTGATCCCCACCTTCATACACCGATGTATTTCTTTCTTTGCGTCCTCTCCTCTGTAGACTTCATCATCTCCAACAATAcacttcctgagaccctggtcaACTGTTTCTATTACAGGCCCACCATCTCCTTCTACAGGTGCTTAGTTCAGATGTATGTTGGGGTTCTATTCTATGCAACAGAATGTCTCCTGCTCGGCATCATGGCGTATGACCGCTTTGCAGCCATCTGCCAGCCGCTCCACTATTTTCAGATAATGAGCTGGAGGTTTTGCATCAGTTTAGTGACTGCATCTTTAGGAGTTTCCACACTGACGGCCCTAACCAATGTACTGTTGCGTCCTACAGGCTTCTGCGGACGACACATCATTAATCATTTTGGATGTGAGCTACAATATTTCCTCAAGCTGGCCTGTTCTGACACACGTGCTAGTGAGCTCTTCATGCACGTTTCCAGCATCTTTGTCATATTTCTACCCTTTTGCTTCATTGTTGTTACCTACGTGCGCATCAGCTTAGCTGTACTGCGCATGAGCACAACAAAGGGTCGGAAGAAAGCCTTCTCCACCTGTAGTTCTCACCTTACTGTGGTCAGCGTCTTTTATGGCACAATCATAATCATGTATATGATGCCCCACCCCAAATCTTCTTCCAATCTAGATAAGATTGTATCTTTAATATATGGGTTTTTAACTCCCATGCTCAATCCCGTGATCTACAGCTTGAGAAACAGGGATGTGAAGGGAGCTTTTTGGAGAGTGTTTGGAAGGAAAAGTTCAGATTAA